DNA sequence from the Methanosarcinales archaeon genome:
ATAGATCTGTTGTTGGCCGGGCAGGGTGCGGATGAACTTTTTGGAGGATATCAAAGATACAGGGAAATTGCCATAAGAGGTATGGATGCTTTGCAGGATGCCATAACTGCTGATGTAGAAAGGCTTCCTGTGCGGGACATTAAGCGGGATAATACTATTGCCAGGGCGGCAGGCGTGGAACTGGCTGCACCTTATCTGGAATCCGAAGTAATTGAATTTGGCCTGTCCATTCCACCTGATCTTAAGGTGAGGGAATTAAACGGAGAATTGGCAGGTAAATATATTCTACGTAAAGCGGCTGAAACGGTAATTCCAGGTGAGATCGCATGGAGAAACAAGAAAGCACTTCAATATGGGAGTGGTGTTTGGGGAGCACTGGGAAAACTTGCCAGGACGGCCGGGTTTAAGAAACAAGACAAAGGCTATATAAGAAAATATCTTTATTCGGTGGCAGAGGAAAATAGGATAGAACTGGATGTAACATCATGATCACTACCAAGGACGTGGAACATATGGGCTGGCTTTCAAGGCTTAAGATCGAAGAGGAGAAGCTTGAAGGGTATGCAGGGCAGTTGAATTCGGTACTGGATTATTTCGGCCAGCTGGATGAAGTGGACACTGAAGGGATTGAGCCTACTTATCATGTGCTTGAAATGAACAATGTATTCAGGGAAGATGAGATTACTGAATGCCTTACCCAGGATCAGGCAATTGATAATGCCCCTAAAACCCAGGACGGCTATTTCAAGGCTCCCAGGATCATATGAGGTGAATGCTTTGATCACAGTATCCCAGACCCTTCAAGCTATTCAGGATTCTTCGGCAGAAGAGGTGGTGGACAAATGCCTGGAACGTATCGAGGGTAGTAAATATAACGCTATTATTAAGGTTACCAGGGACGAGGCCCTGGAAGCTGCCAGGAATGTAAACGGCGGTCCGCTGGCAGGCGTACCTATCGCCATCAAGGATAACATATCAACCATAGGCATGGAAACCACCTGTGGGTCCAGGATCCTGTCAGGTTATATCCCGCCCTATGATGCCCATGTGATAGAGCGGCTAAAGGAAGCCGGGGCCATCATTGTGGGCAAGGCCAATATGGATGAGTTTGCCATGGGTACATCCACTGAAAGCAGTTGTTATGGTCCTACGCTTAACCCATGGGAAACTGAGTGTGTACCTGGCGGTTCATCTGGCGGTAGTGCTGCCACCGTGGCTGCAGGCGAGGTACCTTTGGCCCTCGGTTCAGATACTGGTGGTTCAGTCAGATGCCCTGCATCCTTTTGCGGGGTGGTAGGATTGAAACCCACATATGGCCTAATCTCCAGATACGGCTTGATTTCATATGCCAACAGTCTGGAGCAGATCGGGCCTATTGCTTCAAATGTTGAGGATATGACCTTGTTATTTAATTTGATAGCAGGTCATGACCCCCGGGATTCCACGTCTGTTCCCGGAGAAAAGGATTATACTAAAGCCCTGGTGAATGATGTGAAGGGTCTCAAGATCGGCGTACCAAAGGAATATTTTGGTGAAGGTACGGAGCCGGCCGTGGAGCGCAGTGTCTGGGAGGCAGTGCATACACTGGAATCCTTGGGAGCATCCTGGAAGGAAGTTGTGATGCCCCATACAAAATATGCATTGGCTGCCTACTATGTCATTGCCATGAGTGAAGCATCTTCAAACCTGGCCCGGTTCGATGGGATGAGGTACGGGCTGCGCCTCGAAAAAGACCATGACTGGCATACCACATACAGTGAGATCAGGGCAGCTGGTTTTGGCGAAGAGGTGAAGCGAAGGATCCTGTTGGGGACCTATGCGCTGTCAGCCGGATACATGGATAAGTACTATCTCAAAGCCCTGAAGGTCAGGACACTGGTCAAGCAGGATTTTGAGAGGGCATTGAAAGATACGGATGTACTGATCGCGCCAACCATGCCCGCCCCGGCATTCAAACTGGGTGAAAAGATCAGCGACCCTTTGACTCTGTACCTGGCAGATGTGAACACAGTCCCAATAAATCTTGCAGGTGTTCCTTCAATATCACTACCGTGCGGTTTTTCAGATGGTCTCCCGATAGGACTGCAGATCATTGGGCGGCATTTTGATGAAGAGACTGTGCTTCGGACGGCATATACCTTTGAACAAAATACTGATTTTCATACCAGGAGCCCGGAGGTGGCATGAATGCCTGAAGAAAGCCTGAAATTGCGTCCCTATCAGGACGAGACCGGTGTCATGATCGGACTTGAGATACATGTGCAGTTGAACAAATTAAATACCAAGATCTTTTGTGGATGTTCTCTTGATTACCATGATGACGGGCCCAATACCCACACATGTCCTGTATGCCTGGGACTGCCAG
Encoded proteins:
- a CDS encoding asparagine synthase C-terminal domain-containing protein — its product is MDANHHSFQDETILSKTLIKILSLNTKKYLRPHCGILFSGGVDSSLVAFLSTKYLPDIELITVGFKDSNDVKWVDTAAGLLGLRNNLHIKIIDLDEMESIIPRIINVLKTADPMTISLGIPLYIACSEAKKNNIDLLLAGQGADELFGGYQRYREIAIRGMDALQDAITADVERLPVRDIKRDNTIARAAGVELAAPYLESEVIEFGLSIPPDLKVRELNGELAGKYILRKAAETVIPGEIAWRNKKALQYGSGVWGALGKLARTAGFKKQDKGYIRKYLYSVAEENRIELDVTS
- the gatC gene encoding Asp-tRNA(Asn)/Glu-tRNA(Gln) amidotransferase subunit GatC, whose product is MITTKDVEHMGWLSRLKIEEEKLEGYAGQLNSVLDYFGQLDEVDTEGIEPTYHVLEMNNVFREDEITECLTQDQAIDNAPKTQDGYFKAPRII
- the gatA gene encoding Asp-tRNA(Asn)/Glu-tRNA(Gln) amidotransferase subunit GatA — protein: MPLKPRTAISRLPGSYEVNALITVSQTLQAIQDSSAEEVVDKCLERIEGSKYNAIIKVTRDEALEAARNVNGGPLAGVPIAIKDNISTIGMETTCGSRILSGYIPPYDAHVIERLKEAGAIIVGKANMDEFAMGTSTESSCYGPTLNPWETECVPGGSSGGSAATVAAGEVPLALGSDTGGSVRCPASFCGVVGLKPTYGLISRYGLISYANSLEQIGPIASNVEDMTLLFNLIAGHDPRDSTSVPGEKDYTKALVNDVKGLKIGVPKEYFGEGTEPAVERSVWEAVHTLESLGASWKEVVMPHTKYALAAYYVIAMSEASSNLARFDGMRYGLRLEKDHDWHTTYSEIRAAGFGEEVKRRILLGTYALSAGYMDKYYLKALKVRTLVKQDFERALKDTDVLIAPTMPAPAFKLGEKISDPLTLYLADVNTVPINLAGVPSISLPCGFSDGLPIGLQIIGRHFDEETVLRTAYTFEQNTDFHTRSPEVA